In Melanotaenia boesemani isolate fMelBoe1 chromosome 16, fMelBoe1.pri, whole genome shotgun sequence, the following proteins share a genomic window:
- the aftphb gene encoding aftiphilin isoform X3, which translates to MEPDIMHLHSSSPPPLDGDGDGDMGSEIEEFGDFSVGVSCSPVGLVDAIEPPALFRPPSPTTKPETHQPNSCFNQSVEQSQQMSTVKSKSDQRQFDLEGQNFSSESSLHLTNGYVQEDRKSGASVVHACSPTEETGFADFTVFTEQLSHPWCCGFTEQWDDKAVGSSSSVGEETCKTGQEVIMESEPRSQHVNKANKDVCVRVKHCEKKDGALMQPPQDHHQPQEAAAALNFASGEEDPGTPRDTQGERRCSCNSLQTLEWQGNTENVPQTFTMYESTSDLASFSDDLSFEGVSADLEPNVSSLGSQDDHTDCDRTDDEQEELGNYRHSACHVSSSMTNLSLSESEKDFYYCSNYATQESSATSSQPQSGTNKKEKSADFTDSSIEHHLNQESVLGADAGVQSLGSLPPSDSFADFCSAPTQEDGEGLWADFKEQSAQVEEKTWTHFRKPVSNLQTKGDDEEEQERAEQHGVTRRNSCQATLSCHVQQLFQSSFPEVVVPAMEGEEELLFLSVLLQTQHFPESEEVMQELSHAQRIQQVMLGPHQDIHSSVGLQFQWSGSHSNMTLLRCLGVDSRNIVFIGKKKQPVTVPAYASSLGMLEPIKDSFVPAVCSPKHSAVTAPGSPREKPNTSTHSVQEELPSTQLDWTSRGLSSSQDATSWLAITSFISLDLEILQDLISIILHHLWSRQLGLFWS; encoded by the exons ATGGAGCCAGACATAATGCACTTGCACTCCTCTTCACCTCCTCCACTGGATGGAGATGGTGATGGCGACATGGGATCAGAGATAGAAGAGTTTGGGGATTTTTCTGTGGGGGTGTCCTGCTCCCCTGTTGGCCTAGTTGATGCTATAGAACCACCGGCCCTATTCAGACCGCCCTCTCCCACCACAAAACCAGAGACCCATCAACCTAATTCCTGCTTTAATCAGTCGGTGGAACAATCGCAACAGATGTCAACTGTGAAGTCGAAGTCAGACCAGAGACAATTTGATTTGGAGGGGCAAAACTTCTCTTCAGAATCATCTTTGCACCTCACAAATGGGTATGTTCAAGAAGACCGAAAATCTGGGGCCTCTGTAGTTCATGCCTGCTCTCCCACGGAGGAAACAGGGTTCGCGGATTTCACTGTGTTCACAGAGCAGTTGTCACACCCCTGGTGCTGTGGCTTCACAGAGCAGTGGGATGACAAAGCAGTAGGCTCAAGCAGCAGTGTGGGTgaagaaacatgtaaaacaggACAGGAGGTTATTATGGAATCTGAACCTAGATCCCAGCATGTAAATAAGGCGAACAAAGACGTCTGCGTAAGGGTCAAGCACTGTGAGAAAAAAGATGGAGCACTCATGCAACCACCTCAGGATCACCATCAGCCTcaggaagctgcagcagctttgaatTTTGCATCCGGTGAGGAGGATCCAGGCACGCCTCGGGACACTCAGGGGGAAAGGAGGTGCAGTTGTAATTCTTTGCAAACCTTGGAGTGGCAGGGAAATACAGAGAATGTCCCTCAGACATTCACTATGTATGAGTCTACTTCAGATCTAGCATCCTTTAGTGATGATTTGTCATTTGAGGGTGTTTCTGCAGATTTGGAGCCAAATGTTTCATCCCTTGGTTCTCAAGATGATCATACTGATTGCGACCGGACTGATGATGAGCAAGAAGAACTGGGAAACTACAGACATTCTGCATGTCATGTGAGCAGCAGTATGACAAACCTCAGCTTGTCTGAGTCAGAGAAGGACTTTTATTATTGCAGCAACTATGCGACTCAGGAATCTTCTGCTACCTCCAGCCAGCCACAGTctggcacaaataaaaaagagaaatcagcAGACTTTACTGACAGTAGTATTGAGCATCACTTGAACCAAGAATCTGTTCTAGGAGCTGATGCAGGGGTGCAGAGCCTGGGAAGCCTCCCACCAAGTGACAGCTTTGCAGATTTCTGCTCAGCACCTACACAGGAGGATGGAGAGGGGTTGTGGGCGGATTTCAAGGAGCAGAGTGCACAAGTAGAAGAAAAAACTTGGACACATTTTAGAAAACCAGTCAGCAACTTGCAGACTAAGggagatgatgaggaggagcaggagagggCAGAACAACATGGAGTTACACGGAGGAACAGCTGTCAG GCGACCCTATCCTGCCACGTCCAGCAGCTCTTCCAGTCCAGTTTTCCAGAGGTAGTGGTCCCAGCTATGGAAGGTGAGGAGGAGCTGCTCTTCTTGAGCGTTTTACTTCAAACCCAGCACTTTCCCGAGAGTGAGGAGGTGATGCAAGAACTCAGTCATGCTCAGAG GATTCAGCAGGTGATGTTGGGGCCACACCAGGACATCCACAGTTCAGTTGGCCTCCAGTTTCAGTGGAGTGGCTCCCATAGTAACATGACTCTGCTCAGGTGCCTTGGTGTGGACTCTAGGAACATT GTCTTCATTGGCAAGAAAAAGCAGCCAGTGACTGTGCCTGCTTATGCATCTAGTTTG GGAATGCTGGAACCCATTAAAGACTCCTTTGTGCCAGCAGTTTGTTCTCCAAAACACTCAGCTGTCACAGCACCTGGGAGCCCTCGGGAAAAACCCAACACCTCAACACATTCAGTGCAG
- the LOC121655716 gene encoding zinc finger and SCAN domain-containing protein 32-like isoform X1 — protein MWGTQQLRLLVNERLAAAADEIFGLVEKTIADYHEEVIRSRSEILQLRQQIEQLTVLQPRVFLFKEDVPSVSEKPRELPIVEQNETHDDQQVKEEQVDLCIVPDPDAESSEDVKVAHYESETTSQADCQLYPGVSSITVTLNNDDDWMGNDVSGSSFCGPSRGDAAFLHHEHAHGKKSCRFCGSTFTRDCDLIRHMDESHMGEKAFKCSECDKEFARRDSLALHLRVHTGEKPHRCPFCGKFFTQSSNLRVHMRKHTGEKPYFCNSCGKMVAHSYHLKICSRQSSNTTEIIGERTFRCVRCGKKFGTASDLRVHMEIHEARTSHDVEQPFA, from the exons ATGTGGGGGACGCAGCAGTTAAGACTGCTGGTCAACGAGCGGCTAGCGGCCGCTGCCGATGAAATCTTTGGGCTTGTTGAAAAAACAATAGCGGACTACCACGAAGAAGTTATCCGCTCCAGGAGTGAAATCCTCCAGCTGAGACAACAAATTGAACAGCTGACCGTTTTACAGCCTCGCGTGTTCCTGTTTAAAGAGG ACGTCCCATCAGTCTCAGAGAAGCCACGGGAGCTTCCCATTGTGGAGCAAAATGAGACTCATGATGATCAGCAGGTTAAAGAGGAGCAGGTGGATCTTTGTATCGTCCCTGACCCGGATGCCGAGTCTTCGGAGGATGTAAAAGTTGCGCATTATGAATCAGAGACGACCTCTCAGGCAGACTGCCAGCTGTACCCAGGCGTAAGCTCAATAACTGTGACCTTGAACAATGATGATGACTGGATGGGAAACGATGTCTCAGGCTCCTCCTTTTGTGGTCCAAGTCGTGGTGATGCTGCTTTTTTGCATCATGAACATGCCCATGGCAAGAAGTCTTGCCGTTTTTGTGGCAGTACATTTACCAGAGACTGTGATCTGATCAGACATATGGATGAATCTCACATGGGAGAAAAAGCCTTTAAATGTTCTGAATGTGACAAAGAATTTGCACGTAGAGATAGTCTGGCTTTGCATTTAAGagttcacacaggtgagaagccacATAGGTGCCCTTTCTGTGGGAAATTTTTTACCCAAAGTTCAAATCTCAGGGTGCACATGAGGAAACACACTGGTGAGAAACCATATTTCTGCAATTCATGTGGCAAAATGGTTGCACATTCCTATCATTTAAAGATATGTTCCAGACAATCTTCTAACACGACAGAAATTATTGGCGAGAGGACATTTCGCTGTGTGCGTTGTGGCAAGAAATTTGGCACAGCTTCAGATCTGAGGGTGCACATGGAGATCCACGAAGCCAGGACATCACATGATGTTGAGCAGCCTTTTGCATGA
- the LOC121655716 gene encoding galectin-related protein-like isoform X2 — MAVQAAENDGIVLKNVDDDHLNDSLGNPGLISPDKEDLSRLLTVPFSGRIRGGMRPGKKIIVMGIVDLEPDSFDVSLTCGRDSEKEALHDVALKLTARFGDRQFLRSACISGKWTEEEASTAYFPFIPDQPFRIEIHCEHQRFRIFVDGHQLFDFYHKVKSLSSIDTTSHQSQRSHGSFPLWSKMRLMMISRLKRSRWIFVSSLTRMPSLRRM; from the exons ATGGCGGTGCAGGCAGCGGAAAACGACGGAATA GTGTTGAAGAACGTGGATGATGATCATCTCAATGACTCGCTGGGGAACCCCGGCCTCATCTCACCCGACAAGGAGGATTTATCACGTCTCCTG ACGGTGCCATTCAGCGGGCGCATTCGCGGAGGCATGCGACCAGGAAAGAAGATCATAGTGATGGGCATTGTGGACCTGGAGCCGGACAG CTTTGATGTCAGCCTGACCTGCGGTCGTGATTCAGAGAAGGAGGCGTTACACGACGTGGCGCTAAAACTCACTGCTCGCTTCGGTGATCGTCAGTTTCTGCGCAGCGCCTGCATATCTGGGAAATGGACAGAGGAAGAGGCGTCCACTGCCTACTTTCCGTTCATCCCTGACCAGCCTTTTAGG ATTGAGATCCACTGCGAGCACCAGCGGTTCCGAATATTCGTGGACGGACACCAGCTCTTTGACTTTTATCACAAAGTAAAATCCCTGTCCTCTATCGACACA ACGTCCCATCAGTCTCAGAGAAGCCACGGGAGCTTCCCATTGTGGAGCAAAATGAGACTCATGATGATCAGCAGGTTAAAGAGGAGCAGGTGGATCTTTGTATCGTCCCTGACCCGGATGCCGAGTCTTCGGAGGATGTAA